One window from the genome of Phocoena phocoena chromosome 15, mPhoPho1.1, whole genome shotgun sequence encodes:
- the C15H7orf50 gene encoding uncharacterized protein C7orf50 homolog isoform X2 translates to MTVTRWVPDEHFSTLLAYLEGLRGQARELTVRKAEVLMRELDEARASADAPLPGRTQRVRQVLQLLS, encoded by the exons ATGACCGTGACCAGGTGG GTCCCCGACGAGCACTTCTCCACCTTGCTGGCCTACCTGGAGGGGCTCAGGGGCCAGGCCCGCGAGCTGACGGTGCGGAAGGCAGAGGTGCTGATGCGGGAGCTGGACGAAGCGCGTGCAAGCGCCGACGCCCCGCTGCCGGGGAGGACCCAGCGCGTCCGGCAGGTTCTGCAGCTGCTCTCCTAG